Below is a genomic region from Delftia tsuruhatensis.
TCTGGTCCTGGGCGGCCTGCACCATGCTGCCCAGTTCCGCACTGCCAAAGGCCTGCCACCACTGCGGCGAGACAGAGGCAGGGACGGCTTCGCCCTGCTGCTTCCACGAAGCGGCCAGCGCAGGCGCCTCCCGGTCCGGCATCGTCTTCTGCGCAGCACAGCCGCCCAGGGCAAGCAGCGCCAAAGCGATGCAGCCCAGGCTGGCATGACGCGTCGGCGCCCGGCGCATCGGCATCGTCTTGTCGTTCATGTCTTTCATCTCACTCTCCCGCCAGCGCACGCACCGGGTCCAGCCGCGCCGCCGTCTTGGCCGGCATGTAGCCGAATACCAGCCCCGTCACCACGGCGCAGGCAAAGGCGCCCAGCATGGCGCGCACCGAGAACACCACGGGCACGCCCGCCACGATGAGCACCACGCCCACGGCCAGCCCCGCAAACAGGCCCACCGTGCCTCCCACGAAGGTGACCAGGCTGGCCTCGGTCAGGAACTGGCGCAGGATGTCGCGCTGGCGCGCACCCGTGGCCATGCGGATGCCGATCTCGCGCGTGCGCTCGCGCACCGTCATCAGCATCACGTTCATCACGCCGATGCCACCCACCACCAGGGACACAGCCGCGATCAGGCCCAGCATCACCGCCATGCTCTGGCGCGTGGCCGCCTCCGCCTGGATGCGCGCTGCCGCGTTGCCGATGCCGAAGTCCTCGCGCCCGCCGTGGCGGGCCAGCAGCAGCTTGCGCATGGCCTCCTCGGCCTCGTGCACCACGTCGGAGGACATGGCCTCGATCACCACATAGTCGGGCTGGGTCTGCGACTGGTAGACGCGCGCCCGGCCCGATCGGTAGGGAATGAAGACCATGTCGTCATAGTCCTGCGCGCCCGAGTCCGCGCCGCGCTCGCTCATCACGCCGATCACCTCGAAGGACGAGGTGCCGATGATGAGCTGGCGGCCCAGCGGGTTGGGCGTGTCCGGAAAGAAATGCCGGTGCGCCTTGTGCCCCAAGACCACCAGCGGCGCCAGGTCGCGGTCCTCCGCCTCGGTGAAATAGCGGCCCTGGGCCACCTTCCAGTGGTGGACCAGGGGCATTTCCTCGCTGGCGGCGAAGACATAGATCTGCTTGTCGGCCTTGCCGTAGCGCACCGTGATGGGGTCGCCGATCACGGGCATGACGCGCCGGATCTCGGGCAGCTCGCGCACGGCGGCCAGGTCTTCCTCGGTCATCTGACCGGCCGGCCCGCCCGTGGATGGCGGCTTGCTGCCCATGTAGAGGATGGCCGTGCCCATGGTGCCCATCTGCTCGACCACCTTGCGCCGCGCACCCTCGCCGATGGCCAGCATGACAATCACCGAGGCCACGCCGATGACGATGCCCAGCAGCGTCAGGCTGGTGCGCACGCGGTTCATGCGCATGCCGCGCCAGGCGCTGCGCGCGGCCTCGAACAGCTCGGCCAGCCAGGGCGCGCTGGCGCCGCCGCGCTGCGGCGTGAGAGGCTGCGCGGCGCCACCGGGCTTCGCTGCTTCGTCGCGCTGGCTGTCGCTGGTGATGCGGCCATCACTGATCTCGATCACGCGGCGTGCCTGGGCGGCCACGGCACGGTCGTGGGTGATGAGGATGATGGTGTGGCCCGCGTCGGCCAGTTCGCGCAGCAGGGCCATGACCTCGGCACCGCTGTGCGAGTCCAGCGCGCCCGTGGGCTCGTCGGCCAGGATGATCTGGCCGCCGTTCATCAGCGCCCGTGCGATGGACACGCGCTGCTGCTGGCCGCCCGACAGCTGGTTGGGCCGGTTGCCCAGGCGCGTGCCCAGGCCCAGGCGCGTGAGCAGCGACCGGGCGCGGCGCACGCGCTCCTCCTTGGGAAGGCCCGCGTAGATGGCGGGCATCTCCACGTTCTCGCTGGCGCTTTCGCTCGCTATCAGGTGATAGCCCTGGAAGACGAAGCCGAAGGCCTCGCGCCGCAGCCAGGCCAGCGCATCGGAGTCCAGGCTGGCCACGTCCTGGCCCTGGAAGTGGTAGCTGCCCTCGCTGGGCCGGTCCAGGCAGCCCAGGATGTTCATCAGCGTGGACTTGCCCGAGCCCGAGCTGCCCACCACGGCCACGAACTCGCCCGCGCGGATCTCCAGGTCGATGCCATGCAGCACGGTCACGGCGGGCTGCCCGCTGTCGCCGCCGCCGTAATGCCTGGTGATGCCGCGCAGTGCGATCAGCGGCGCACCGGCCTGCATGCCCTGCCCCATCACCATTGCAGCCACCGCGGGCCGCGCTCCAGCGGCGTCTCACCGACGATGACGCGCTCGCCTTCCTGCAGGCCCTCGAGCACCTGGGCCTGGTGGCGGCTGCGCACGCCCAGGCGCACGCTGCGCTGTTCGGGCCGCCCGCCGGCATCCAGCACACGCGCCGTCTGTTCGCTGTCGCCCTTGTCGGTCACGGCCATCAGCGGCACGGTCAGCGCCTGCGCGGCCCTGCCGGTGACGAAGACCACCTGCGCCGTCATCTGGGGCATGAGTTCGGCATCCTCGTTGTCCACGTCGAAGAGCACGGTATAGGCCACGGCCTTGGTGGCCGGCGCGGGTGCCTGGCCCGCATTGCCGCCGGCCGGCGCCTGGCTGGCCGAGGGCGAGGGCAGCACCTGGCGCACCTGGCTGTTCCAGCGCCGGGGCCTGGCCTGGTCGGCCCCGCCCAGCGTGGTGAAGTACACGGCCATGCCGTCCTTGACGCGGCGCACGTCGGCCTCGGAGACCTCGGTCCACACCGTCATGGCCGACAGGTCGGCGATGCGCAGGATGTTGGGCGTCTGGTAGGTGGCATTCAGCGTCTGGCCTTCACGGGCCTCCACCGAGACCACGGTGCCGGCCATGGGCGCATAGATGCGCGTATAGCCCAGCCGTGCCTCGTCGGCCTTGAGCGTGGCCTGGGTCTGGTCGATCTGCGCCTTCAGGTGCTCCATGCGCGCGCCGGCCGCAGCCAGGTTGGCTTCTGCCGTCTGCAGGTCTTCCTCGCGCGTGGCGCCATCGCGGGCCAGTTGGCGCTGGCGCGCGAGCTGCTGCTCGGCCAGCTTGCGCAGCGCCTGCTGCTCGGCCAGCTGGGCGCGCAGGCCGGCCAGCGAGGCGCGCCCCGCATCCACCGTGGCGCGCTGCACGCTGGGGTCTATCTCCACCAGCAGCGCGCCCTTTTCCACCTGGGCGCCGGGCTCCACGCGCAGCCGGGTGACCTGGCCCGACACCTGGGCGCCCACGTCCACATAGCGGCGCGGCTGCAGCGTGCCGATGGCCGTGACCGTGGACTCGATGTCCGTGCGGCCCACGGTCTCGGTCTGGTAGGCCACGGCGGGCCGGCTGGCCCACCAGGCGGCCGCACCACCGGCTGCCACCAGGAGCACCGCCGCCACGGCGCCGGCTTTCCAGCGTTGCTGCGTGCGCGTCATGGCCGCCCTCCGACCCTGCACACCGGGACCTGGAACGAAAACAAGAGACTCATCTGAACAATCCTGAAGTACCAAAGCGAGAAAAGAACCACACCAGATCGGCGGCCACCACCAACGTGGCCAGGCAGGCCAGGCGCGCTGTCCAGCGTGCGTGGACGCCGATCAGGCCCACGGCCGCCAAAGCGCCACAGGACAGGAAGCCCAGCCAGGCCACCGTACCCGCCGTCGCGCCCCAGGCCCAGAAGGCGGGCAGCGAGGAAAGCGCCAGCAGCGGCACGCCCAGGCAGCGCAACTGCCGGCCTCGGCCGGCCGGCAGCGCGCGCGCGCCGGTCAGTTGTTCGTAGTGGCGGTCCATGGCAAAGGCCAGGGCCACCATGCCGGCGAAGGCCAGGGCCAGCGCGGCCAGCGATGCGTGCAGCGTGCTCATGCCCGCACCTCCGCCGGGCCCCGTGCTGCGGCACGCCCCCCGGCCTGGGCCTCCGGCTCCTGGCCCCGCCGCGCCAGCCAGCGCCAGGCCCAGGCGGCCGCCAGTCCCGTGGCCAGCGCGAACAGCTCCACGCCCGCGCTTTCCCAGTCGCCCTCCAGCACCTGGGCGGACAGTGGCTGACCCACGGTGATCCAGCTGAGCAGGGGCAGCAGCAGGCACAGCAAGGCCAGCAATCCCATCTGCTGGCGCCAGGCCGTGGCCGGCTTGCAGGCCAGCGCATGGACCAGGGCCAGGGCCCAGAGGCCGAAGAACACGGCCAGTTCCCACCGTGGCCGGTGCGCCATCTCCACGGGGACGAGGCGATTGGCCCAGAAGTAGCCCACGCAGCCCAGGCCCAGGCCGGTGATGGCCGCGACATTGAGGCCTTCGATCAGCCGGTACACGCGTGCCGTGGCGCCGCCGAACTCGCCCAGGTGGCGGCTGCGGCGCTTGACCATGAACAGGATGGCGCCCGTGGCCATCATGGCGGCCCCCGCCAGCCCGCACAGGAAGTACAGCCACTTCATCGCCAGGCCGCCGAACTTGACCATGTGCAGCCCGCCGATGACGGCCTGTGCCAGCGAAGGCGTGCCGCCGTCGGCGCCGCCCGGCAGGCGCACCTGCAGCACCTCGCCAGTGGCGGCCGAGAACATGGCCATGCCCGAATTGGGGCTCAGGCGCCGGTGGGCATCCTCATCGCTGTTCCAGCCATAGACGCCGATGCGAGCGGCCGCATCGCCCGGATGGTTGATGACCACGGCCCGCACGGCCTGGCCCATCAGCTCCTGGCCACGCCGCGCAAACGACTCCAGATCGGGGACGGCCAGGGGGCGGCCGGAAGGCGCGGGCGCGCCGGCCTCGCTCATGTCGGCGATGAAGGCCGTGCGGGCGGCGTTGCCGGTCCCGTACTGGGTCCAGACGCCTGCCGGCATGAAGCTCAGGCTGGACAGCGCGATGCCGGTATAGGCGATCATGAACTGGAACGGCAGCGTCAGCACGGCCACGGCGTTGTGCGCATCCAGCCAGCTGCGCTGGCCTTTGTGCGCGCGGAACGTGAAAAAGTCCTTGAAGATGCGCCTGTGCGTGATCACGCCACTGACCAGGGCGACCAGCATGGCCATGGCCGCGATGCCTATCACCCACAGGCCCGCCTGGCCGGCATGCAGCTCGTAGTGGAAGTCCACGAAGTGGTGCCCGCCCAGCGTGGCGCGCGCCGCGCCGTGGCCGTGGCCGGGCGGCAGGGGCTCGCCCGTGGCAGTGTCCAGCTCGGCTCCGGCGTACTGGCGCTGTTCGTCGAACCAGTAGACATGCAGGTCACCCGCGCCCTGGGCGTCGCTGGGCCAGATCTCCCACATCTGCGCGCCCTTGTGGTGCTTTTCCATGTAGGCCGCGCCCCAGGCCAGGCGCCGCGCGCGGCCGGCGCCGGGCGGCGCCGCCGCCCGGGCTGCGGCCTCGGCGGCTTCCTCGGCATGGTGCTCGGGCGTCATCCAGTGCGTGATGGGCTCCTGGAACACCGCCAGCGAGCCCGTCAGGAAGACGGCGAACAGCAGCCACGAGAACCACAGTCCGCACCAGGTGTGCAGCCAGGCCTGGGCCTGGCGGAAACCGCCGCTGGCGACGCCGCTGCCAGGGAGCTTGTCGATCCGCGCCTTAGCCATCTCAAACTCCTGTGCCATTGCGCGCCAGCAGCAATGCAACAGCCCCCAGAACGGCCGTTGGCACCAGCAGGCCCAGCCAGACCCGGCCCACGGAAACCGGCGAAAACGCCCAGATCACGGCCAGCAGGTGCAGCACGAAGCTCCACTGCATGCCGGCCAACACGGCATCGACACGCGCGCCGGGCAGCGCGCCAGCCAGGAAGGCGGCCAGGGCGCTGGCCAGCGCATAGCCTCCGAAGACGGCGGCCAGCAATCGGGAAAGCACAAGCAGGCCGGGGTGGACAGGGGTGGAATGGGGCATGTAATCAGTGATCGGATGAAAGGCAAAGCGAGTGCCATGAAGCAATGGCCAGAATGGCCCTCCTGATACATGACAAACGAGATCGAGAAAAAGGCCAGTCGCAACGGCCTTCGCCCCTGCGGCCACGGGCCCGCAGGATCGCCGGCCAGGGCCCCTTTCACGGCATCAGAAAGTGCCGCGCAGTGTCACCACGGCATTGCGTGGCCTTCCATAGAAGTTGCCGCCGCTCGCAGAGCCCACGGTCTGGTAGTACACCTTGTCGAAAATATTGTTGATATTCAGGGACACCGTCCAGCGGGGATCGATGCGGTACTGCACCATGGCATTCCAGACGGAATAGCCGCCCTGGGTGAAGTTGTAGCGGCCGATTTCATTCCAGTCCGCGTCATACAGCGTATCGCGCACATGGTGCTTGCTCTGGACATGGGCGCTGCCGCCGATCTTCCAGCGCGACAGCCCGCCCGGCAGCACATAGGCCGTGGACAGCTTGAACAGATGGCGCGGCGTGATGCTGCTGTAGGGCGCATCCTCGGTCTTGTCGCGCGTGGTGGTGTAGGTGTAGCCGGCCGCGATCTGCCAGCCCGGGCGCAGCTCGCCGCCGATCTCGGCGTCGAAGCCGCGGCTGGTCACCTTGCCCTGGGGCAGATAGCAGCAGTTGCCCGACCATTCCTCGTGATTGCTCGGGTAGCGCGTATCCGCCACTGCCGTGCCGGTGC
It encodes:
- a CDS encoding ABC transporter permease; this translates as MGQGMQAGAPLIALRGITRHYGGGDSGQPAVTVLHGIDLEIRAGEFVAVVGSSGSGKSTLMNILGCLDRPSEGSYHFQGQDVASLDSDALAWLRREAFGFVFQGYHLIASESASENVEMPAIYAGLPKEERVRRARSLLTRLGLGTRLGNRPNQLSGGQQQRVSIARALMNGGQIILADEPTGALDSHSGAEVMALLRELADAGHTIILITHDRAVAAQARRVIEISDGRITSDSQRDEAAKPGGAAQPLTPQRGGASAPWLAELFEAARSAWRGMRMNRVRTSLTLLGIVIGVASVIVMLAIGEGARRKVVEQMGTMGTAILYMGSKPPSTGGPAGQMTEEDLAAVRELPEIRRVMPVIGDPITVRYGKADKQIYVFAASEEMPLVHHWKVAQGRYFTEAEDRDLAPLVVLGHKAHRHFFPDTPNPLGRQLIIGTSSFEVIGVMSERGADSGAQDYDDMVFIPYRSGRARVYQSQTQPDYVVIEAMSSDVVHEAEEAMRKLLLARHGGREDFGIGNAAARIQAEAATRQSMAVMLGLIAAVSLVVGGIGVMNVMLMTVRERTREIGIRMATGARQRDILRQFLTEASLVTFVGGTVGLFAGLAVGVVLIVAGVPVVFSVRAMLGAFACAVVTGLVFGYMPAKTAARLDPVRALAGE
- a CDS encoding efflux RND transporter periplasmic adaptor subunit, producing MTRTQQRWKAGAVAAVLLVAAGGAAAWWASRPAVAYQTETVGRTDIESTVTAIGTLQPRRYVDVGAQVSGQVTRLRVEPGAQVEKGALLVEIDPSVQRATVDAGRASLAGLRAQLAEQQALRKLAEQQLARQRQLARDGATREEDLQTAEANLAAAGARMEHLKAQIDQTQATLKADEARLGYTRIYAPMAGTVVSVEAREGQTLNATYQTPNILRIADLSAMTVWTEVSEADVRRVKDGMAVYFTTLGGADQARPRRWNSQVRQVLPSPSASQAPAGGNAGQAPAPATKAVAYTVLFDVDNEDAELMPQMTAQVVFVTGRAAQALTVPLMAVTDKGDSEQTARVLDAGGRPEQRSVRLGVRSRHQAQVLEGLQEGERVIVGETPLERGPRWLQW
- a CDS encoding DUF3325 domain-containing protein yields the protein MSTLHASLAALALAFAGMVALAFAMDRHYEQLTGARALPAGRGRQLRCLGVPLLALSSLPAFWAWGATAGTVAWLGFLSCGALAAVGLIGVHARWTARLACLATLVVAADLVWFFSRFGTSGLFR
- a CDS encoding PepSY-associated TM helix domain-containing protein produces the protein MAKARIDKLPGSGVASGGFRQAQAWLHTWCGLWFSWLLFAVFLTGSLAVFQEPITHWMTPEHHAEEAAEAAARAAAPPGAGRARRLAWGAAYMEKHHKGAQMWEIWPSDAQGAGDLHVYWFDEQRQYAGAELDTATGEPLPPGHGHGAARATLGGHHFVDFHYELHAGQAGLWVIGIAAMAMLVALVSGVITHRRIFKDFFTFRAHKGQRSWLDAHNAVAVLTLPFQFMIAYTGIALSSLSFMPAGVWTQYGTGNAARTAFIADMSEAGAPAPSGRPLAVPDLESFARRGQELMGQAVRAVVINHPGDAAARIGVYGWNSDEDAHRRLSPNSGMAMFSAATGEVLQVRLPGGADGGTPSLAQAVIGGLHMVKFGGLAMKWLYFLCGLAGAAMMATGAILFMVKRRSRHLGEFGGATARVYRLIEGLNVAAITGLGLGCVGYFWANRLVPVEMAHRPRWELAVFFGLWALALVHALACKPATAWRQQMGLLALLCLLLPLLSWITVGQPLSAQVLEGDWESAGVELFALATGLAAAWAWRWLARRGQEPEAQAGGRAAARGPAEVRA
- a CDS encoding DUF3649 domain-containing protein, with product MPHSTPVHPGLLVLSRLLAAVFGGYALASALAAFLAGALPGARVDAVLAGMQWSFVLHLLAVIWAFSPVSVGRVWLGLLVPTAVLGAVALLLARNGTGV